The Microbacterium sp. KUDC0406 genome includes a window with the following:
- the guaB gene encoding IMP dehydrogenase, with amino-acid sequence MEQHDPFGFVGLTYDDVLLLPGHTDVIPSEADTSSRVTRRISVATPLLSSAMDTVTEARMAIAIAREGGIGILHRNLSIADQAADVDRVKRSESGMITDPITTTADATVEEVDGLCAKYRISGLPVVDADDRLIGIITNRDMRFVSGFERQTTLVRDVMTSENLVTAPVGVAAGEVIALFAKHRVEKLPLIDENGRLAGLITIKDFDKSEKYPLATKDEQGRLRVGAAIGFFGDAWERAEALRDAGVDVLVVDTANGQSQGVIDLVRRLKADESFAHIDVIGGNVATREGAQALVDAGVDAVKVGVGPGSICTTRVVAGVGVPQVTAVYEASLAARPAGVPVIADGGLQYSGDIAKALVAGADAVMLGSLLAGTDESPGEIVFQAGKQFKQYRGMGSLGAMQTRGKQTSYSKDRYFQADVPSDDKLIPEGIEGQVPYRGPVSAVAYQLIGGLRQSMFYVGARTVEELKTRGKFVRITAAGLKESHPHDVQIVVEAPNYKK; translated from the coding sequence ATGGAGCAGCACGACCCGTTCGGTTTCGTCGGACTCACCTACGACGATGTTCTGCTGCTGCCGGGGCATACCGATGTCATCCCCAGCGAGGCCGACACCTCGTCACGGGTCACCCGGCGCATCTCAGTGGCCACACCGCTTCTCTCCAGCGCGATGGACACCGTCACCGAGGCGCGCATGGCCATCGCCATCGCCCGTGAGGGCGGCATCGGCATCCTGCACCGCAATCTGTCGATCGCCGATCAGGCCGCTGACGTCGACCGCGTCAAGCGCAGCGAGTCCGGCATGATCACCGACCCGATCACCACGACGGCGGACGCGACGGTCGAAGAGGTCGACGGCCTGTGTGCGAAGTACCGCATCTCGGGCCTGCCCGTCGTCGACGCCGACGACCGGCTGATCGGCATCATCACCAACCGCGACATGCGCTTCGTCTCGGGCTTCGAGCGCCAGACCACCCTGGTGCGCGATGTCATGACCAGCGAGAACCTCGTCACCGCGCCGGTGGGCGTGGCGGCCGGCGAGGTGATCGCCCTGTTCGCGAAGCACCGCGTCGAGAAGCTGCCGCTGATCGACGAGAACGGCAGGCTCGCAGGCCTGATCACCATCAAGGACTTCGACAAGAGCGAGAAGTACCCGCTGGCCACGAAGGACGAGCAGGGTCGCCTGCGCGTCGGCGCCGCGATCGGCTTCTTCGGAGACGCGTGGGAGCGCGCGGAGGCGCTGCGCGACGCGGGCGTGGACGTGCTCGTGGTCGACACCGCGAACGGGCAGTCCCAGGGCGTGATCGATCTGGTCAGGCGGCTGAAGGCCGACGAGTCGTTCGCCCACATCGACGTCATCGGCGGAAACGTCGCGACCCGCGAGGGCGCCCAGGCGCTCGTCGACGCGGGCGTCGACGCCGTCAAGGTGGGCGTGGGCCCCGGATCGATCTGCACCACCCGCGTGGTCGCCGGCGTCGGCGTGCCGCAGGTCACCGCCGTGTACGAGGCATCGCTCGCGGCGCGTCCAGCCGGCGTGCCGGTGATCGCCGACGGCGGCCTGCAGTACTCCGGTGACATCGCCAAGGCGCTGGTCGCCGGAGCGGATGCCGTGATGCTGGGCTCGCTGCTGGCCGGCACCGACGAGTCGCCGGGCGAGATCGTCTTCCAGGCGGGCAAGCAGTTCAAGCAGTACCGCGGCATGGGCTCGCTCGGCGCGATGCAGACCCGCGGCAAGCAGACCTCGTACTCGAAGGACCGCTACTTCCAGGCCGACGTCCCCAGCGACGACAAGCTGATCCCCGAGGGCATCGAGGGCCAGGTGCCCTACCGCGGGCCGGTGTCGGCCGTGGCCTACCAGCTGATCGGCGGCCTGCGCCAGTCGATGTTCTACGTCGGGGCACGCACCGTCGAAGAGCTCAAGACGCGCGGAAAGTTCGTGCGGATCACCGCGGCGGGCCTCAAGGAGTCGCACCCGCACGACGTGCAGATCGTCGTCGAGGCCCCCAACTACAAGAAGTGA
- a CDS encoding ABC transporter permease subunit, translated as MLAAISGILWAYFRPGVKWDMGMQMLLLMFAAITLGGLGSALGALIGSIVVGIAVEISTLWIPSDLKYASALAALIIVLLVRPQGLFGRKERLG; from the coding sequence GTGCTGGCCGCGATCTCCGGCATCCTCTGGGCGTACTTCCGCCCCGGCGTGAAGTGGGACATGGGCATGCAGATGCTGCTGCTGATGTTCGCCGCCATCACGCTCGGCGGCCTGGGCTCGGCGCTCGGCGCGCTGATCGGATCGATCGTCGTCGGCATCGCCGTCGAGATCTCCACGCTGTGGATCCCGTCCGACCTCAAGTACGCCAGCGCGCTCGCCGCACTCATCATCGTCCTGCTGGTGCGCCCGCAGGGCCTCTTCGGCCGCAAGGAAAGGTTGGGCTGA
- a CDS encoding ABC transporter substrate-binding protein — protein MNALKRSRKTRVFAGIALASATALVLAGCSTPSNSGGDDDGGKKPAADVTLKMGSLLPATGTLAFLGAPMEAGVQLAVQQVNDAKAGVTIDLSTADEGDLDNKAYETSMAKLQSEGITTLVGAASSSVTKLIVDGNTSAGILAISPSNTGVDFAGLSDLYFRTAPSDYLQGEVLANTIAEDEHKSLGIIYQNDPYGQGLAGAIKEVFEGTGGKVVAESSYNQGDGQFNAQVSEVAAAKPDAVAIVSYDQFSTIAPLLGNAGVDTSALYLVDGNLKDWPDLSVDLTGSKGTRAGAELSDDFVKQLNDVWTGLGHDKIDALTYSAEAYDAVILMALGALQANSDKGADIAGELIEISGGSGDGEKCTSFADCAKLINDGKKIDYDGMSGEVTFDEDHDPQGAAMGVYEFESGNTIKRIK, from the coding sequence ATGAACGCACTGAAGCGCTCGCGAAAGACGCGGGTCTTCGCCGGCATCGCGCTGGCCAGCGCCACCGCGCTCGTCCTGGCCGGCTGCAGCACGCCGAGCAACAGCGGCGGCGATGACGACGGCGGCAAGAAGCCCGCCGCGGACGTCACTCTGAAGATGGGGTCGCTGCTTCCAGCCACGGGAACCCTGGCATTCCTCGGCGCGCCGATGGAGGCCGGTGTGCAGCTGGCCGTGCAGCAGGTCAACGACGCCAAGGCCGGCGTGACGATCGACCTCAGCACCGCCGACGAGGGCGACCTCGACAACAAGGCGTACGAGACCTCGATGGCCAAGCTGCAGAGCGAGGGCATCACCACGCTCGTCGGCGCCGCATCATCCAGCGTCACCAAGCTGATCGTCGACGGCAACACCAGCGCCGGCATCCTGGCCATCTCGCCGTCGAACACCGGTGTCGACTTCGCAGGCCTGAGCGACCTGTACTTCCGCACCGCGCCGAGCGACTACCTGCAGGGCGAAGTGCTGGCGAACACGATCGCCGAGGACGAGCACAAGTCGCTGGGCATCATCTACCAGAACGACCCGTACGGCCAGGGCCTGGCCGGCGCCATCAAGGAGGTCTTCGAGGGCACCGGCGGCAAGGTCGTCGCCGAGTCGTCGTACAACCAGGGCGACGGGCAGTTCAACGCCCAGGTGAGTGAGGTCGCGGCAGCTAAGCCCGACGCCGTCGCCATCGTCTCGTACGACCAGTTCTCTACGATCGCGCCGCTGCTGGGCAACGCCGGCGTCGACACCAGCGCGCTGTACCTGGTCGACGGCAACCTGAAGGACTGGCCCGACCTGTCGGTCGACCTGACCGGGTCGAAGGGCACCCGTGCCGGAGCCGAGCTGTCGGACGACTTCGTGAAGCAGCTCAACGACGTCTGGACCGGCCTGGGTCACGACAAGATCGACGCGCTGACCTACTCGGCCGAGGCGTACGACGCCGTCATCCTGATGGCGCTGGGTGCGCTGCAGGCGAACTCCGACAAGGGCGCCGACATCGCCGGCGAACTGATCGAGATCTCGGGCGGCTCGGGCGACGGTGAGAAGTGCACCAGCTTCGCCGACTGCGCCAAGCTCATCAACGACGGCAAGAAGATCGACTACGACGGCATGTCCGGCGAGGTCACGTTCGACGAGGACCACGACCCGCAGGGCGCCGCGATGGGCGTCTACGAGTTCGAGTCCGGCAACACCATCAAGCGAATCAAGTAA
- the rarD gene encoding EamA family transporter RarD, translating into MNTKTSGVLYTVGAYLIWGVLPLYFIALKPIGPWELVAWRVLLSLVFCILLLTVTRGWPALMAIARQPKLLALTALAGVLIYINWQVFVLATLNDQVVETSLGYFINPITTVLLGVLVLHERIRRLQWVAIGIAALAVIVIIVAHGTFPWIALSLTGSFGVYGLVKKKIGPAVDATSGLTLESFWLIPIAAVILFFVAQDGGITYGSSGALNTVLVSFAGVATAIPLLLFAAGTRRVDLTLVGMIQFITPVMQFLVGWLLLGEPMPPERWAGFVLVWLAIAVFLVDIAVQSRRGRAATPTGPVELV; encoded by the coding sequence GTGAACACGAAGACCTCGGGGGTGCTGTACACGGTCGGCGCGTACCTGATCTGGGGCGTGCTTCCGCTGTACTTCATCGCGCTCAAGCCCATCGGCCCCTGGGAGCTCGTCGCCTGGCGCGTGCTGCTGTCACTGGTGTTCTGCATCCTGCTGCTCACCGTCACTCGCGGCTGGCCCGCACTGATGGCCATCGCGCGGCAGCCGAAGTTGCTCGCGCTCACGGCTCTCGCCGGCGTGCTGATCTACATCAACTGGCAGGTCTTCGTGCTCGCCACGCTGAACGACCAGGTGGTCGAGACCAGCCTCGGGTACTTCATCAACCCGATCACCACGGTGCTGCTGGGGGTGCTCGTGCTGCACGAGCGCATCCGGCGCCTGCAGTGGGTGGCGATCGGGATCGCCGCGCTCGCCGTGATCGTGATCATCGTCGCGCACGGCACCTTCCCGTGGATCGCACTGTCGCTCACCGGGTCGTTCGGTGTCTACGGCCTGGTCAAGAAGAAGATCGGCCCGGCGGTGGATGCCACCAGCGGACTGACCCTGGAGTCGTTCTGGCTCATCCCGATCGCCGCCGTGATCCTGTTCTTCGTCGCGCAGGACGGCGGCATCACCTACGGCTCATCCGGTGCCCTGAACACAGTGCTCGTGTCCTTCGCCGGCGTCGCCACGGCCATCCCGCTGCTGCTGTTCGCAGCGGGCACCCGGCGGGTCGACCTGACCCTGGTCGGCATGATCCAGTTCATCACCCCGGTGATGCAGTTCCTGGTCGGCTGGCTGCTGCTCGGCGAGCCGATGCCGCCGGAGCGCTGGGCCGGGTTCGTGCTGGTGTGGCTCGCGATCGCGGTGTTCCTCGTGGACATCGCCGTGCAGTCGCGACGCGGACGGGCCGCGACCCCCACCGGACCCGTCGAGCTGGTCTGA
- the groES gene encoding co-chaperone GroES, translating into MSVSIKPLEDRIVIKQVEAEQTTASGLVIPDTAKEKPQEGEVVAVGPGRIDDNGNRVPLDVAVGDRVLYSKYGGTEVKFGADEFLVLSARDVLAVVVR; encoded by the coding sequence GTGTCGGTTTCCATCAAGCCGCTCGAGGACCGTATCGTCATCAAGCAGGTCGAGGCCGAGCAGACCACCGCGAGTGGCCTGGTCATCCCCGACACCGCCAAGGAGAAGCCCCAGGAGGGCGAGGTCGTGGCCGTCGGCCCCGGCCGCATCGACGACAACGGCAACCGCGTTCCGCTCGACGTCGCCGTCGGCGACCGTGTGCTCTACAGCAAGTACGGCGGCACCGAGGTCAAGTTCGGCGCGGACGAGTTCCTCGTCCTGTCGGCTCGCGACGTGCTCGCGGTCGTCGTCCGCTGA
- the tsaD gene encoding tRNA (adenosine(37)-N6)-threonylcarbamoyltransferase complex transferase subunit TsaD, translating into MPEPLVLGIETSCDETGIGIVRGRTLLSNTIASSMDEHARYGGVVPEVAARAHLEALQPSLEAALAEADVALGDLDAVAVTSGPGLAGALMVGVGAAKGLAVSLGKPLYAVNHLVGHIAADILTPDSEPLEYPTIALLVSGGHTSLLHVRDLTTDVELLGETVDDADGEAFDKVARLLGLPYPGGPQIDRAAAEGDPSAIRFPRGLSRASDMAKHRYDFSFSGLKTAVARWIERAQAEGQEIPVADVAASFREAVVDVLVTKALAACEDLGVPRLLLGGGVIANRRLRDVTLERAEAAGVTVRIPPLSLCTDNGAMIAALAAELIASGRGPSTLAFGADSTLPVTEIQVSPA; encoded by the coding sequence ATGCCTGAACCTCTGGTCCTCGGCATCGAGACGAGCTGCGACGAGACCGGCATCGGGATCGTGCGCGGCCGCACGCTGCTGTCGAACACCATCGCGTCGAGCATGGACGAGCACGCCCGCTACGGCGGCGTCGTTCCCGAGGTCGCCGCCCGTGCTCACCTCGAGGCGCTGCAGCCGTCGCTCGAGGCCGCGCTCGCCGAAGCGGACGTCGCGCTCGGCGACCTCGACGCCGTCGCCGTGACCAGCGGACCCGGTCTCGCCGGGGCGCTCATGGTGGGGGTCGGAGCGGCGAAAGGGCTCGCGGTCTCGCTGGGAAAGCCGCTGTACGCGGTGAACCACCTGGTCGGTCATATCGCCGCCGACATCCTCACGCCCGACTCAGAACCCCTCGAATACCCGACGATCGCCCTGCTGGTCAGCGGCGGGCACACGTCGCTGCTGCACGTGCGCGACCTGACCACCGACGTCGAGCTGCTTGGCGAGACCGTCGACGATGCCGACGGGGAGGCCTTCGACAAGGTCGCCCGGCTGCTCGGGCTGCCCTATCCCGGCGGGCCGCAGATCGACCGCGCCGCGGCCGAGGGCGACCCGAGCGCCATCCGTTTCCCTCGGGGGCTGTCCCGGGCATCCGACATGGCGAAGCACCGCTACGACTTCTCGTTCTCGGGTCTGAAGACGGCCGTCGCCCGCTGGATCGAGCGCGCGCAGGCCGAAGGGCAGGAGATCCCGGTGGCCGATGTCGCGGCCAGCTTCCGCGAGGCTGTCGTCGACGTACTGGTCACCAAGGCCCTGGCCGCCTGCGAAGACCTGGGGGTGCCGCGCCTGCTGCTCGGCGGCGGCGTGATCGCCAATCGCCGGCTGCGCGACGTGACCCTCGAGCGAGCCGAGGCCGCCGGCGTGACCGTGCGCATCCCGCCGCTGAGTCTGTGCACCGACAACGGTGCGATGATCGCGGCGCTCGCCGCTGAACTGATCGCCTCGGGCCGCGGACCCTCGACCCTCGCGTTCGGCGCAGACTCCACGCTGCCCGTCACCGAGATCCAGGTGAGCCCGGCATGA
- the rimI gene encoding ribosomal protein S18-alanine N-acetyltransferase, whose product MIRPATIHDLGAIMALENSSFPDDAWSEQTMATEITSAHNRYFVDDEDGRVVGYGGVRALPGAPDSDIQTIALDPAFRGQGRGRRMLRLLLDQARERGARDTFLEVRDDNEVAQALYLAEGFVEIGRRPRYYKGGIDAIVMKIGLAGRAASAIESSTGWVAEPSTDWVAEPVEASPEDPSTSSGTQPRTPLEGSMDA is encoded by the coding sequence GTGATCCGCCCCGCGACGATCCACGACCTCGGCGCGATCATGGCACTGGAGAACTCGTCCTTCCCCGATGACGCGTGGAGCGAGCAGACCATGGCCACCGAGATCACCAGCGCGCACAACCGGTACTTCGTCGACGACGAGGACGGCCGCGTCGTCGGCTACGGCGGCGTGCGGGCGCTGCCCGGCGCCCCCGACTCCGACATCCAGACCATCGCACTCGACCCCGCGTTCCGCGGACAGGGCCGAGGGCGGCGGATGCTGCGCCTGCTGCTCGACCAGGCACGCGAGCGCGGCGCGCGCGACACGTTCCTCGAGGTGCGCGACGACAACGAGGTCGCACAGGCGCTGTACCTCGCCGAGGGCTTCGTCGAGATCGGACGCCGCCCGCGGTATTACAAGGGCGGGATCGACGCCATCGTGATGAAGATCGGGCTGGCGGGGCGGGCCGCCTCGGCCATCGAGTCTTCGACAGGCTGGGTCGCTGAGCCTTCGACAGACTGGGTCGCTGAGCCTGTCGAAGCGTCCCCGGAGGATCCTTCGACGAGCTCAGGGACCCAGCCACGAACCCCGTTGGAAGGAAGCATGGATGCCTGA